One Cytophagales bacterium genomic window carries:
- a CDS encoding T9SS type A sorting domain-containing protein, with translation PGFCSCPNPADTICKQITITDTGSNCQADYCYTATDTSGTLEVTFYNISTSDDSITNVYWDFNDGTQSIQYTDVQHIFPTPGPNHITYLYIQTASGCQSVYVDTIQVGTNCDSVPTGTTNSQYESKDLTIKIHPTIIHSTATVKTNLTERQIEIRIYDLTGRQVRLIELNNNRTFDRNQLKQGIYIYKVTVDNKIIQTGKLIYD, from the coding sequence ACCAGGATTTTGCTCTTGCCCTAATCCTGCTGATACAATATGTAAGCAAATTACAATTACTGACACAGGCAGTAATTGTCAAGCTGATTATTGTTATACTGCTACTGATACATCTGGAACTTTAGAGGTAACTTTTTATAATATTTCCACTTCTGATGATTCAATAACAAATGTTTACTGGGATTTTAATGATGGAACCCAAAGTATTCAATACACCGATGTACAACATATTTTCCCTACCCCTGGTCCTAATCACATAACCTATTTATATATTCAAACAGCAAGTGGTTGTCAAAGTGTTTATGTTGACACTATTCAAGTTGGCACAAATTGTGATTCAGTACCAACCGGGACCACTAACTCACAATATGAATCAAAAGACCTCACAATTAAAATTCATCCGACAATAATTCATTCTACCGCTACAGTCAAAACAAACCTCACCGAAAGACAAATTGAGATTAGAATTTACGACTTGACGGGCAGACAAGTTCGGCTAATTGAGTTAAATAATAACAGGACTTTTGATAGGAATCAGTTAAAACAGGGAATCTACATCTACAAGGTGACCGTTGATAATAAAATCATTCAGACGGGAAAATTAATATACGACTGA
- the coaD gene encoding pantetheine-phosphate adenylyltransferase translates to MKNIAIFPGSFDPFTKGHQDIVVRGLAVFDEIIIAIGINTTKERYFNLEKMITKIEQSLVNYKNVSVVSYEGLTAEFAKKCGAKFILRGLRNTTDFEYENAIAYGNKSINQDLETIFLITSPPLTSISSSIIREIHKFGGNVDEFLPYKL, encoded by the coding sequence GTGAAAAACATTGCAATATTCCCCGGTTCATTTGATCCCTTTACGAAAGGGCATCAGGATATAGTGGTAAGAGGCCTTGCCGTTTTTGATGAAATAATCATAGCTATAGGGATAAATACTACAAAAGAACGGTATTTTAACCTTGAGAAAATGATCACTAAAATTGAACAGTCCCTTGTGAATTATAAAAATGTAAGTGTGGTGTCCTACGAAGGTTTAACCGCTGAATTCGCAAAAAAATGCGGGGCTAAATTCATATTAAGAGGATTGAGAAATACTACTGACTTTGAGTACGAAAATGCAATTGCCTACGGTAACAAGTCTATAAATCAAGACCTTGAAACTATATTTTTGATCACATCCCCCCCCCTTACAAGCATTAGTTCGTCAATAATCAGAGAGATACATAAATTTGGAGGCAATGTAGATGAGTTTTTACCTTATAAGCTTTGA
- a CDS encoding DUF3822 family protein — protein MNHALFRYTNKLKINLESHIANYRLNQKIQDDNLDIDQIAQYHLSFMIGDSDFMFCITDPAKNKCLYLEDYTFSSIMLPDQLTGQLHHIFNNHNLLGVGFWKSVKLGVKNQKFTLIPNSLFKKENLQEYLSLNCDINQYENIFYYKHIQSDAVNIFAAENKIINWFISAYPSKTIEVMHQTCPLIEGFIHVGGNTNIKNMFIKVDNSYVTIIVTKNKKLEFCNTYLFTNPEDFIYYVMLVIEELKINPEKDPVMVWGEIYSDSELFDNLHKYIRNVSIGRKPPSLSFSYNFDEVPDHKYFDLYSMHLCE, from the coding sequence ATGAACCATGCACTTTTTCGTTATACTAATAAACTCAAAATCAATTTGGAATCACATATTGCAAATTACCGGCTTAACCAGAAGATACAGGATGACAATCTTGATATTGATCAAATAGCTCAATACCATCTCTCTTTCATGATAGGTGATAGTGATTTTATGTTTTGCATCACTGATCCCGCTAAAAACAAATGTCTGTATTTAGAAGATTATACTTTTTCATCTATCATGTTACCCGACCAGTTAACCGGTCAACTCCACCATATTTTTAATAACCATAATCTTCTGGGGGTTGGTTTCTGGAAATCTGTAAAGCTCGGAGTGAAGAATCAAAAATTCACGCTGATCCCAAATTCTTTATTTAAAAAAGAAAATCTCCAGGAATATTTAAGTCTTAATTGTGACATAAATCAATATGAGAATATATTTTATTACAAGCATATCCAATCTGATGCGGTAAACATTTTTGCTGCAGAAAATAAGATCATCAACTGGTTTATCTCAGCATATCCTAGTAAAACAATCGAAGTTATGCACCAAACCTGCCCATTGATAGAAGGTTTTATACATGTTGGTGGAAATACAAATATCAAAAACATGTTTATCAAAGTTGACAACTCATATGTAACGATTATTGTAACTAAAAATAAAAAACTGGAATTTTGTAATACTTACTTATTTACAAACCCTGAGGATTTCATCTATTATGTAATGCTGGTAATAGAAGAATTAAAGATCAATCCCGAAAAAGACCCTGTCATGGTTTGGGGTGAGATATATTCTGATTCGGAGCTATTTGACAATTTGCACAAATATATCCGCAATGTATCCATTGGTAGAAAACCACCATCTTTGTCATTCAGCTATAACTTTGATGAGGTCCCTGATCATAAATATTTTGATTTGTATAGTATGCACCTTTGTGAATAG